The proteins below are encoded in one region of Arenibacter algicola:
- a CDS encoding relaxase/mobilization nuclease domain-containing protein: MIAKISYGETCQGTLNYVFGKEGMRVLGYGNTFSQSISPKFFGSVLHFQGQRNATKNRYAHISLNLPHSEHLDDGTFFKISEEYMQEMGYGEQPYVVVRHNDTKHEHVHIVSTIVKEDGKVLEIFNSHRRSMATRQHLEKKYRLSKAPTTKQKRQLPIYRLPELQFGMDVEKGTKFYLQDVLNGINQKYKVRSFEELAKLVKPYHIELRTTTSETGRIGVAYGLNNQKGYRTRFINGSAVHRKLSGPKLQKVFDTHSKSKMLPMHRKRLLKQIETTYGLFKTIQPRELENVLKEYQCIDIKWEESQDAIEGYTIYDKSGYVFTERELSPNIRMQNRLDIFGNVNEPTKIDTEGKQFKLEIQKVIKEALTTSYLKSQKQNGLLSEHIMTRNFCNIVPSLMVSNNHNFLEGYFPTNQRKEFRKAVEDAFPMVRERLCELETKKEKEALENKFQLIGDVLKKEIFEVGTKEGSVRLLFQSLGVKYNENKLSFTNSNRHTVPVPLGRLPIPENMEKYVSSGFVRQNHLMLQMLLERSSENSPKLTALAIFLPMIFPKLYEKMNPVYKKQYEMVALAPYIKNAERMHAPFEKSPKDYIALFNAKGFYFVKGENGFEVKSIYTEYETSYPLSQRTSLYLSSIPDLTTTLNKQGPIIQGLVQDGRNNLKNLWAGHLMERGVYDKVTFMLTSEKAYPNLHREMVQHHMDNGLRQSLVQVSERQFSIQQNRRLRKGVYTVSSLLGVGGKKTEEVFNGFKNEMTDWSKYKRKSRGFSF, encoded by the coding sequence TTGATAGCAAAGATCAGTTATGGAGAAACCTGTCAGGGGACATTGAACTATGTCTTCGGAAAAGAAGGTATGCGCGTACTCGGTTACGGCAACACATTTTCCCAAAGCATATCGCCAAAGTTTTTCGGGAGCGTGCTGCACTTTCAGGGACAGCGCAACGCCACCAAGAACCGCTATGCCCATATCAGCCTGAACCTTCCCCATAGCGAACACCTTGATGACGGTACGTTTTTTAAAATCTCCGAAGAATACATGCAAGAAATGGGCTATGGGGAACAGCCCTATGTAGTGGTACGGCATAATGATACCAAGCACGAACACGTCCATATCGTATCCACTATCGTAAAAGAAGATGGAAAAGTGCTCGAAATCTTCAATAGCCATAGAAGGAGCATGGCTACACGGCAGCACCTGGAAAAGAAATACCGCCTGTCAAAGGCACCGACGACAAAACAGAAAAGACAACTCCCGATATACCGATTGCCCGAACTACAGTTCGGTATGGATGTGGAAAAAGGAACGAAGTTCTATTTACAGGATGTACTGAACGGCATCAACCAAAAGTATAAGGTGCGGAGTTTCGAGGAACTGGCGAAACTTGTTAAGCCCTATCATATCGAATTAAGAACCACCACAAGCGAAACGGGAAGGATAGGAGTAGCCTATGGCCTGAACAACCAAAAAGGCTATCGGACAAGGTTCATAAACGGGTCCGCCGTACACCGAAAGTTGAGCGGCCCGAAACTGCAAAAGGTCTTCGATACACATTCCAAATCCAAAATGTTGCCCATGCACCGCAAAAGGCTATTAAAACAGATCGAGACCACCTATGGTCTTTTCAAAACCATCCAGCCGAGGGAACTGGAAAATGTCCTGAAGGAGTATCAATGCATCGACATAAAATGGGAGGAAAGCCAAGACGCCATCGAGGGTTACACCATCTATGACAAATCGGGGTATGTGTTCACAGAAAGGGAGTTGAGCCCGAACATTAGAATGCAGAACCGTTTGGATATTTTTGGGAACGTTAACGAACCCACGAAAATCGATACCGAAGGTAAACAGTTCAAATTGGAAATCCAAAAAGTGATAAAAGAGGCATTGACCACATCGTATCTGAAATCCCAGAAACAGAACGGGTTGCTCTCGGAACATATCATGACCAGGAATTTCTGCAATATCGTTCCGAGCTTGATGGTTTCAAATAACCATAATTTTTTGGAAGGATATTTCCCAACAAATCAGAGAAAAGAATTCAGGAAAGCGGTAGAAGATGCGTTTCCTATGGTCAGGGAAAGGTTATGCGAATTGGAAACGAAAAAGGAAAAGGAAGCCTTGGAAAACAAGTTCCAACTTATCGGTGATGTACTAAAAAAAGAAATTTTCGAGGTGGGTACAAAAGAGGGAAGCGTTCGTCTTCTGTTCCAATCCTTGGGCGTAAAGTACAATGAGAACAAATTGTCCTTCACCAATTCGAACAGGCATACGGTTCCTGTTCCGTTAGGACGTTTGCCTATCCCCGAGAATATGGAAAAATATGTATCCTCGGGATTCGTCCGTCAAAACCATTTGATGCTCCAAATGCTTTTGGAACGGTCTTCCGAAAACAGTCCCAAGTTGACGGCATTGGCCATTTTTCTGCCCATGATTTTTCCGAAACTTTATGAAAAAATGAACCCAGTTTACAAAAAACAATATGAAATGGTAGCCTTGGCTCCCTATATAAAGAATGCGGAACGGATGCATGCCCCGTTCGAAAAATCCCCGAAGGACTATATCGCCCTTTTCAATGCGAAAGGCTTCTATTTCGTAAAGGGAGAAAATGGATTTGAGGTAAAATCCATTTACACTGAGTACGAAACAAGTTACCCATTGTCGCAAAGGACAAGTCTTTATTTGAGTTCAATTCCCGATTTGACCACAACATTGAATAAACAAGGACCCATCATCCAAGGGTTGGTTCAAGATGGTCGGAACAACCTAAAGAACCTATGGGCGGGGCACCTCATGGAAAGGGGAGTCTACGATAAGGTCACTTTCATGCTAACGAGCGAAAAAGCCTACCCGAACCTGCATCGGGAGATGGTACAGCACCATATGGACAATGGGCTACGGCAGAGCCTTGTTCAAGTATCCGAAAGGCAATTCAGTATCCAGCAGAACCGAAGGCTCAGAAAAGGAGTTTATACCGTTAGTTCGTTGTTGGGCGTTGGCGGCAAGAAAACTGAAGAGGTCTTTAACGGTTTTAAGAATGAGATGACAGACTGGTCGAAATATAAACGTAAGAGTAGAGGATTTTCATTTTAA